A genome region from Ottowia testudinis includes the following:
- a CDS encoding cytochrome oxidase small assembly protein — protein MTTEEQRKRNVRLGLILGSIALAFFVGFIVRMTAFGG, from the coding sequence ATGACCACTGAAGAGCAACGCAAGCGCAATGTTCGCCTGGGGCTGATCCTGGGTTCGATCGCGCTCGCGTTTTTCGTCGGCTTCATCGTGCGCATGACGGCCTTTGGCGGCTGA
- the cyoE gene encoding heme o synthase has translation MSTSAPAAPLAAMPVWRQYYVLTKPRVVQLIVFCALIGMVLAVPGLPNWPALQRMVIACAGIWLVAGAAAAFNCLIEKTIDAKMKRTAWRPTARGQLSDTQALIFSALLCAIGSAILYVWVNPLTMWLTFATFVGYAVIYTVILKPLTPQNIVIGGASGAMPPLLGWTAMTNQVSPEALILVLIIFLWTPPHFWALALYRVEDYRKSGLPMLPVTHGNEFTRLQILLYTFILLAACLLPFIYGFSGWLYLAAALALNAGFIWHAFKLWRSYSDQLARKTFRFSLIHLSLLFAALLVDHYLS, from the coding sequence ATGAGCACGAGCGCCCCCGCCGCCCCGCTGGCCGCCATGCCCGTCTGGCGCCAGTACTACGTGCTGACCAAGCCGCGCGTGGTGCAGCTGATCGTGTTTTGCGCGCTGATCGGCATGGTGCTGGCCGTGCCCGGCTTGCCGAACTGGCCAGCGCTGCAGCGCATGGTCATCGCCTGCGCCGGCATCTGGCTGGTGGCTGGCGCGGCCGCCGCCTTCAACTGCCTGATCGAGAAAACCATCGACGCCAAGATGAAGCGCACCGCCTGGCGCCCCACCGCGCGCGGGCAGCTCAGCGACACGCAGGCGCTCATCTTTTCGGCGCTGCTGTGCGCCATCGGCTCGGCCATTTTGTACGTGTGGGTCAACCCACTGACCATGTGGCTCACGTTTGCCACCTTTGTCGGCTACGCGGTCATCTACACCGTCATCCTCAAACCGCTGACGCCGCAGAACATCGTCATCGGCGGCGCCAGCGGCGCCATGCCGCCGCTGCTGGGCTGGACGGCCATGACCAATCAGGTCAGCCCCGAAGCGCTGATTCTGGTGCTGATCATCTTCTTGTGGACGCCGCCGCACTTCTGGGCACTGGCGCTGTACCGCGTGGAGGATTACCGCAAGAGCGGCCTGCCCATGCTGCCCGTCACACACGGCAACGAATTCACGCGGCTGCAAATCCTGCTCTACACCTTCATCCTACTGGCGGCGTGCCTGCTGCCCTTCATCTACGGCTTCAGCGGCTGGCTGTACCTGGCGGCGGCGCTGGCGCTCAACGCGGGTTTCATCTGGCATGCATTCAAGCTGTGGCGCAGCTATTCAGACCAGCTGGCGCGCAAGACCTTCCGCTTTTCGCTCATTCATCTGTCGCTGCTGTTCGCGGCGCTGCTGGTGGATCACTACCTGTCATGA
- a CDS encoding DUF2970 domain-containing protein: protein MSTPPRETPSAAGHPRAKTSFWRSLRMVAWGFFGVRRNSEYQRDLAQVNPFHVILAGIIGVVMLVMLLLVVVNWVVSGAAAG from the coding sequence ATGAGCACACCGCCGCGCGAGACGCCCTCGGCTGCTGGGCATCCGAGAGCCAAGACTTCGTTCTGGCGCTCGTTGCGCATGGTGGCGTGGGGCTTTTTTGGCGTGCGCCGAAACAGCGAATATCAGCGCGATCTGGCGCAGGTCAACCCGTTCCATGTGATCCTGGCGGGCATCATTGGCGTGGTCATGCTGGTGATGCTGTTGCTGGTCGTCGTCAACTGGGTCGTGTCCGGCGCGGCTGCGGGTTGA
- a CDS encoding SCO family protein yields the protein MPSPGGAALQDARRTRAGRWQMLLLALVCAAPVIASYLSYYVLRPEGRRSFGELIASQPAIPTTGGTDLNGQPFDLAALRGQWLLVSVAGGACDGGCQNNLYLQRQLRESLGREKDRLDWVWLVSDDVRVPENLRPALNQATVVRVPADTLARWLAPAAGHQLSEHLYVVDPMGHWMMRFPPQLDKATAGKAKRDLERLLRASASWDRAGR from the coding sequence ATGCCGTCGCCCGGTGGCGCCGCCCTGCAGGACGCCCGCCGCACGCGCGCTGGCCGTTGGCAGATGCTGCTGCTGGCGCTGGTGTGCGCGGCGCCCGTCATCGCTTCGTATTTGAGCTATTACGTGTTGCGGCCGGAAGGGCGGCGCAGTTTTGGCGAACTGATCGCGTCGCAGCCTGCCATCCCCACCACTGGCGGGACCGATCTGAACGGGCAGCCCTTCGATCTGGCCGCGCTGCGTGGCCAATGGCTGCTGGTCAGCGTGGCGGGCGGCGCATGCGACGGTGGCTGCCAGAACAATCTCTACCTGCAGCGGCAGCTGCGCGAAAGCCTGGGCCGCGAAAAAGACCGGCTGGATTGGGTCTGGCTGGTCAGCGACGACGTCCGCGTGCCCGAAAACCTGCGCCCCGCGCTCAATCAGGCCACCGTGGTGCGGGTGCCCGCCGATACCCTGGCGCGCTGGCTGGCACCGGCCGCCGGCCACCAGCTGTCGGAGCACCTGTACGTGGTCGATCCCATGGGCCACTGGATGATGCGCTTTCCGCCCCAGCTCGACAAAGCCACCGCCGGCAAGGCCAAGCGCGATCTGGAGCGCCTGCTGCGCGCGTCGGCCAGCTGGGATAGGGCAGGGAGATGA
- a CDS encoding DUF4303 domain-containing protein: protein MNWFARLLGVRNGAVEPDTADPEEGVKSPWADFDWKSAENGIANLLERDLREFIADNGGEEFYSVAVDCNSLYGDILLSANTTGALLKKAREYSSSASEFEIAREIEEMRWGFGDWEYHGINFAKDEGHAGYKRELPDSDVLEHPDDREMFMECVTRALLRVEASGALDGMRKTVDFKILCKDDEEEFAEAEERMKRLRGADS, encoded by the coding sequence ATGAATTGGTTTGCAAGGTTGCTGGGCGTAAGGAATGGAGCCGTTGAGCCCGACACCGCCGATCCCGAAGAGGGAGTAAAGTCGCCTTGGGCAGACTTTGATTGGAAGAGTGCTGAGAACGGAATTGCGAATCTGCTTGAGCGAGACCTGCGTGAGTTTATCGCCGACAACGGTGGCGAAGAATTTTACTCGGTAGCGGTGGACTGCAATTCTCTTTATGGGGACATTCTGCTAAGTGCAAATACGACTGGGGCGCTTCTAAAAAAGGCGAGAGAATACTCTTCGTCTGCTTCTGAATTCGAAATAGCGCGAGAAATAGAGGAGATGCGCTGGGGCTTTGGTGATTGGGAGTACCACGGAATAAACTTCGCCAAGGACGAAGGCCATGCGGGGTACAAACGAGAACTTCCTGATTCAGACGTTCTTGAACACCCGGATGATAGGGAGATGTTTATGGAATGCGTTACTCGAGCACTTCTGAGAGTAGAGGCCTCCGGAGCCTTGGATGGGATGCGCAAGACCGTTGATTTCAAGATACTATGCAAAGATGATGAGGAAGAGTTCGCGGAGGCGGAAGAGAGAATGAAGAGGCTCCGCGGTGCTGACTCCTAA
- the ctaD gene encoding cytochrome c oxidase subunit I yields the protein MSAVLPSPHTGHHDHAHDDHHHHAPTGWRRWVFATNHKDIGTLYLLFSFTMLMVGGVLALLIRAELFQPGLQVVNPELFNQLTTMHGLIMVFGAIMPAFVGFANWMIPLQIGASDMAFARMNNFSFWLLIPAGIMLVGSFFMPGGAPAAGWTLYAPLTLQMGMSMDTSIFAMHIMGASSIMGAINIIVTILNMRAPGLTLMKMSMFCWTWLITAYLLIAVMPVLAGAITMTLTDRHFGTTFFNPAGGGDPIMYQHIFWFFGHPEVYIMILPAFGIISQVVPAFARKKLFGYASMVYATSAIAILSFIVWAHHMFTTGMPVTGQLFFMYATMLIAVPTAVKIFNWIATMWRGSMTFETPMLFAVGFIFVFTIGGFTGLIPAVAPIDTQIQDTYYIVAHFHYVLVAGSLFAMFAGYYYWGPKWTGVMYNEARGKIHFWWSMIAFNITFFPMHFLGLAGMPRRYADYPMQFADFNMIASVGAFFFGFAQVYFFLFVVVPMMRGQGEKAPQRPWEGAEGLEWEVPSPAPFHTFENPPKLDATATRVIG from the coding sequence ATGAGCGCCGTCCTTCCCAGCCCGCACACCGGTCATCACGATCACGCGCACGACGATCACCATCATCACGCGCCCACCGGGTGGCGCCGCTGGGTGTTCGCCACCAACCATAAGGACATCGGCACGCTGTACCTGTTGTTCTCGTTCACCATGCTCATGGTGGGTGGCGTGCTGGCGCTGTTGATCCGCGCTGAGCTGTTTCAGCCTGGTCTGCAAGTGGTGAACCCCGAGCTGTTCAACCAGCTCACCACCATGCATGGCCTCATCATGGTGTTCGGCGCCATCATGCCGGCCTTCGTGGGCTTCGCCAACTGGATGATCCCGCTGCAGATCGGCGCCAGCGACATGGCTTTCGCGCGCATGAACAACTTCAGTTTCTGGTTGTTGATCCCGGCGGGCATCATGCTGGTGGGCTCGTTCTTCATGCCTGGCGGCGCGCCCGCCGCGGGCTGGACGCTGTATGCGCCGCTGACGCTGCAGATGGGCATGTCGATGGACACCAGCATCTTCGCCATGCACATCATGGGCGCCAGCTCGATCATGGGGGCGATCAACATCATCGTCACCATTCTCAACATGCGGGCCCCGGGTCTGACGCTGATGAAAATGTCCATGTTCTGCTGGACTTGGCTCATCACCGCCTACCTTCTGATCGCCGTCATGCCCGTGCTGGCCGGTGCCATCACCATGACGCTGACCGATCGGCATTTCGGCACCACCTTCTTCAATCCCGCTGGTGGCGGTGATCCGATCATGTACCAGCACATCTTCTGGTTCTTCGGTCACCCCGAGGTCTACATCATGATCTTGCCGGCATTTGGCATCATCAGCCAGGTCGTGCCGGCCTTCGCGCGCAAGAAGCTGTTCGGCTATGCCTCGATGGTGTATGCCACCTCGGCCATTGCGATCCTGAGCTTCATCGTCTGGGCGCACCACATGTTCACCACCGGCATGCCGGTGACCGGACAACTGTTCTTCATGTATGCCACCATGCTGATCGCGGTGCCGACGGCGGTGAAGATCTTCAACTGGATCGCCACCATGTGGCGCGGGTCGATGACGTTCGAGACACCGATGCTGTTTGCCGTCGGCTTCATTTTTGTGTTCACCATCGGTGGCTTCACGGGCTTGATTCCGGCCGTTGCGCCCATCGACACGCAAATCCAGGACACCTACTACATCGTGGCGCATTTCCACTACGTCCTGGTGGCCGGCTCGTTGTTCGCCATGTTTGCCGGTTACTACTACTGGGGCCCCAAGTGGACCGGCGTGATGTACAACGAGGCGCGCGGCAAGATCCACTTCTGGTGGTCGATGATCGCGTTCAACATCACCTTCTTCCCGATGCACTTCCTGGGTCTGGCCGGCATGCCGCGCCGTTACGCCGACTACCCGATGCAGTTCGCCGACTTCAACATGATCGCGTCGGTTGGGGCGTTCTTCTTCGGCTTCGCTCAGGTGTACTTCTTCTTGTTCGTGGTGGTGCCCATGATGCGTGGCCAGGGCGAAAAAGCGCCCCAGCGTCCCTGGGAAGGTGCCGAAGGCCTCGAATGGGAAGTGCCGTCGCCTGCCCCTTTCCACACCTTCGAGAATCCGCCCAAGCTGGACGCCACCGCGACCCGCGTGATCGGTTGA
- a CDS encoding cytochrome c oxidase subunit 3 — translation MSSTAHGHTPYYYVPAESRHPFMAAVGLFLMILGAGLWVNSTGWAPYVFFLGLAWWLFVLFQWFSDAVRESEGGLYSRKIDLSYRWSMSWFIFSEVMFFGAFFTALWWARTHSVPALGSLENALLWPDFKAVWPSLAAGATGSPAGIVEPFQTMGPFWLPTINTALLLTSGVTLTIAHHALLANHRSRCIAFMWITVILGATFLCVQGYEYAHAYSDLNLKLSSGVYGSTFYMLTGFHGFHVLVGMLMLLFITLRLMKGHFTPEQHFGFEGAAWYWHFVDVVWLGLYILVYWM, via the coding sequence ATGTCCAGCACCGCCCACGGTCACACGCCGTATTACTACGTTCCGGCCGAATCACGGCACCCGTTCATGGCCGCCGTGGGCCTGTTCTTGATGATCTTGGGTGCCGGTCTTTGGGTGAACAGCACCGGCTGGGCGCCGTACGTGTTCTTCCTGGGGTTGGCCTGGTGGCTTTTCGTGCTGTTCCAATGGTTCAGCGACGCCGTGCGTGAAAGCGAGGGGGGGCTTTACAGCCGCAAGATCGATCTCTCGTATCGGTGGAGCATGAGCTGGTTCATCTTCTCCGAGGTGATGTTCTTCGGCGCCTTCTTCACCGCGCTGTGGTGGGCGCGCACGCACTCGGTGCCGGCGCTGGGCAGCCTGGAGAACGCGCTGCTGTGGCCCGATTTCAAGGCGGTGTGGCCCAGCCTGGCCGCAGGTGCGACGGGCTCGCCCGCCGGAATCGTCGAGCCGTTCCAGACCATGGGTCCGTTCTGGCTGCCGACCATCAACACCGCGCTGCTGTTGACCTCTGGCGTCACGCTCACGATTGCACACCATGCGCTGCTGGCCAACCACCGCAGCCGCTGCATTGCGTTCATGTGGATCACGGTGATCCTGGGCGCCACGTTCCTGTGCGTTCAGGGCTATGAGTACGCGCACGCTTACAGCGATCTCAACCTCAAGCTCAGTTCGGGCGTGTACGGCTCCACCTTTTACATGCTGACCGGCTTCCACGGTTTCCATGTGCTGGTCGGCATGCTGATGCTGCTGTTCATCACGTTGCGCCTGATGAAGGGACACTTCACACCCGAGCAACACTTTGGCTTCGAGGGCGCGGCGTGGTACTGGCACTTCGTCGATGTGGTGTGGCTGGGTCTGTATATCCTGGTGTACTGGATGTAG
- a CDS encoding twin transmembrane helix small protein — MKQMLFGLAFAGILGSLASALVFMLRRDKPSQAPEADRAKSMMRALALRVGLSVLLFICVLLAWKLGYIQPSGISSGA, encoded by the coding sequence ATGAAACAGATGCTGTTCGGCTTGGCTTTCGCGGGGATCCTGGGCAGCCTGGCGTCGGCGCTGGTGTTCATGCTCAGGCGCGACAAACCAAGCCAAGCACCCGAAGCCGATCGCGCCAAAAGCATGATGCGCGCGTTGGCGCTGCGGGTGGGGTTGTCGGTGCTGCTCTTCATCTGCGTGCTGCTGGCGTGGAAACTGGGTTACATCCAGCCTTCGGGTATTTCGTCTGGTGCTTGA
- a CDS encoding cytochrome c oxidase assembly protein: protein MRLRTENLQMVAKLAVVALGMFAFGYALIPLYRAICEATGINILSLSERQVPGNGAAGAAARSVARNTQVDRSRVITVEFDANSRGPWQFKPAERSIQVHPGELATVMYEFQNVQDRRMAAQAIPSYAPRQAAPHFNKLECFCFTQYTLDPGERKQWPVAFIIDPRIPKDVTTITLSYTFFEVGGKTPAAPLAHAAPVARPGADA from the coding sequence ATGCGTTTGCGCACTGAAAATCTCCAAATGGTGGCCAAGCTTGCTGTGGTGGCGCTGGGCATGTTTGCCTTTGGCTACGCGCTGATACCGCTTTATCGCGCCATTTGTGAAGCCACCGGCATCAATATTCTGTCGCTGTCTGAGCGCCAAGTGCCGGGCAACGGGGCGGCGGGTGCGGCGGCGCGGTCGGTGGCGCGCAATACGCAGGTAGACCGCAGTCGAGTGATCACGGTTGAATTCGATGCCAACTCGCGCGGGCCGTGGCAGTTCAAGCCCGCTGAGCGGTCGATCCAGGTGCATCCGGGCGAACTGGCCACGGTGATGTACGAGTTCCAGAACGTGCAGGACCGCCGCATGGCGGCGCAGGCCATTCCCAGCTATGCACCGCGCCAGGCGGCGCCGCACTTCAACAAGCTGGAGTGTTTTTGCTTCACGCAGTACACACTGGATCCAGGCGAGCGCAAGCAGTGGCCGGTGGCGTTCATCATCGACCCGCGCATTCCGAAGGACGTTACCACGATCACCCTGTCCTACACCTTCTTCGAGGTGGGGGGCAAAACGCCGGCGGCACCTTTGGCCCATGCCGCGCCGGTGGCGCGGCCGGGAGCGGACGCATGA
- a CDS encoding SCO family protein: MTVSRRFALKNIAAGALLTSAAGLLTACQPDKPQFKSVDITGADYAQGFQLTDFNGLPRTLADFKGKAVVVFFGFTQCPDVCPTTMSEMAQVKKLLGADGDKLQVVFISIDPERDTPEVLKAYMGSFDPTFVGLYAASPEALAALAKDFKIYYKKVDGKTPTSYSMDHTAASYVYDPQGRVRLYARYKLGGPALADDIRLLLKAGS, encoded by the coding sequence ATGACTGTCTCTCGCCGATTCGCTCTAAAAAATATAGCTGCTGGCGCTCTGCTGACAAGCGCTGCTGGCCTTTTGACCGCTTGCCAGCCGGACAAACCGCAGTTCAAGTCGGTCGACATCACCGGCGCCGACTACGCCCAAGGCTTTCAACTGACCGACTTCAACGGCCTGCCGCGCACCCTGGCCGATTTCAAGGGCAAGGCGGTGGTGGTGTTCTTCGGCTTCACCCAGTGCCCTGACGTGTGCCCTACCACCATGAGCGAGATGGCGCAGGTCAAGAAGCTGCTGGGCGCCGACGGCGACAAGCTGCAGGTGGTGTTCATCAGCATCGACCCCGAGCGCGACACGCCCGAGGTGCTGAAGGCATACATGGGCAGCTTCGACCCCACCTTCGTCGGCCTGTACGCCGCCTCGCCCGAAGCACTGGCCGCGCTGGCGAAAGACTTCAAGATCTACTACAAGAAAGTCGACGGCAAGACCCCCACCAGCTACAGCATGGACCACACCGCCGCCAGCTACGTCTACGACCCGCAGGGGCGGGTGCGGCTTTACGCGCGCTACAAGCTGGGGGGGCCGGCGCTGGCGGACGATATTCGGTTGTTGTTGAAGGCGGGTAGTTGA
- a CDS encoding COX15/CtaA family protein, giving the protein MDATPLYNLSPALRLMGMGLVVAVGPLAWLWLRHQNASPARRLQALTLLTLFLTFDLVLFGAFTRLTDSGLGCPDWPGCYGKASPVGAREHIAAAQDAMPAGPVTRGKAWVEMIHRYLATGVGVLIIVLALATWLQWRRGRADQGHRQGGSAPIVHPSWPLFTLFWVCAQGAFGALTVTMKLFPAIVTLHLLGGVGLLVLLAAQAERYRQAAGAPIEALAHSTRALLWSAALMVGLQIALGGWVSTNYAVLVCNTFPMCQGSWWPEMDFAQGFELWRPLGTSADGSPLEFHALTAIHYTHRLFAYAVFAVLGVLAWRLHRHGRLARQRRWIAGLAALQLLTGLSNVVLDWPLVAAVLHTGGAAALLTVLAWALCASRVAPQVDSKMIADRARQASAGGLKS; this is encoded by the coding sequence ATGGACGCCACCCCGCTGTACAACCTGAGCCCAGCGCTGCGCCTGATGGGCATGGGGCTGGTGGTGGCCGTGGGCCCGCTGGCGTGGCTGTGGCTGCGGCACCAGAACGCCAGCCCGGCGCGGCGCCTGCAGGCGCTGACGCTGCTCACGCTGTTCTTGACGTTTGATCTGGTGCTGTTCGGCGCCTTCACGCGACTGACCGATTCGGGCCTGGGCTGCCCCGACTGGCCCGGCTGCTACGGCAAGGCCAGCCCGGTGGGCGCGCGCGAGCACATCGCCGCGGCGCAGGACGCGATGCCGGCCGGCCCCGTCACCCGCGGCAAGGCCTGGGTGGAGATGATCCACCGGTATCTGGCCACCGGCGTCGGCGTTCTGATCATCGTGCTGGCGCTGGCGACCTGGCTGCAGTGGCGGCGCGGTCGCGCTGACCAAGGCCATCGGCAGGGGGGCAGCGCACCGATCGTGCACCCCAGCTGGCCCCTGTTCACCCTGTTTTGGGTGTGCGCGCAGGGCGCGTTCGGCGCGCTTACCGTGACGATGAAGCTGTTTCCCGCCATCGTCACGCTGCACCTGCTGGGTGGCGTCGGGCTGCTGGTGCTGCTGGCGGCGCAGGCCGAGCGCTATCGGCAGGCGGCCGGCGCACCCATCGAAGCGCTCGCCCACAGCACGCGCGCACTGCTGTGGTCCGCCGCGCTCATGGTGGGGCTGCAGATCGCGCTGGGCGGCTGGGTCAGCACCAACTACGCGGTGCTGGTGTGCAACACCTTCCCGATGTGCCAGGGCAGTTGGTGGCCCGAAATGGACTTTGCGCAGGGCTTTGAGCTGTGGCGCCCGCTGGGTACCTCCGCCGACGGCTCGCCGCTCGAATTCCACGCGCTCACCGCCATCCACTACACCCACCGGCTGTTCGCCTACGCCGTGTTCGCCGTGCTGGGCGTGCTGGCCTGGCGTCTGCACCGGCACGGCCGCCTGGCGCGCCAGCGCCGCTGGATCGCCGGCCTGGCGGCGCTGCAACTGCTCACTGGCCTGTCGAACGTGGTGCTCGACTGGCCGCTGGTGGCCGCCGTGCTGCACACCGGCGGCGCGGCAGCGCTGCTGACGGTGCTGGCCTGGGCGCTGTGCGCCAGCCGCGTGGCTCCGCAAGTTGATTCAAAAATGATAGCTGATCGCGCACGCCAGGCAAGCGCTGGAGGCTTGAAATCATGA
- the map gene encoding type I methionyl aminopeptidase has protein sequence MTIETQEDIVGLERIGQVVSLVLRRMHEAAEPGMTTGELDQIGAGLLSEYGARSAPQLTYNFPGATCISINEQAAHGIPGDRVIQAGDVLNVDVSAELGGYFADTGGTIVIPPTTALKTRLCHATRTALVEAMKCARAGQPIHRIGAAIQRTAKTYGFRIIENLGSHGVGRALHEEPEHIAGYFDPSDQRILQKGVVITIEPFLSTKSRIVTEEADGWTLSGAKGNLSAQYEHTMIITEGAPIIVTQH, from the coding sequence ATGACCATTGAAACTCAAGAAGACATTGTTGGACTGGAGCGTATTGGACAAGTGGTCTCGTTGGTATTGCGGCGAATGCATGAGGCTGCCGAACCGGGTATGACGACGGGAGAACTGGATCAGATCGGCGCTGGGCTGTTGTCGGAGTACGGTGCGCGTTCTGCGCCGCAGCTTACCTACAACTTTCCCGGCGCAACCTGCATTAGCATCAATGAGCAGGCAGCGCACGGGATTCCGGGAGATCGGGTCATTCAGGCAGGAGATGTTCTAAATGTAGATGTGTCGGCAGAACTAGGCGGATACTTTGCCGATACCGGTGGAACCATTGTGATTCCTCCGACTACAGCGCTCAAAACCCGCCTTTGCCACGCGACTCGCACGGCCTTGGTTGAGGCCATGAAGTGTGCCAGAGCGGGCCAACCCATCCATAGAATCGGCGCTGCGATCCAGCGCACAGCAAAGACCTACGGTTTCAGGATCATCGAAAATCTTGGCAGCCACGGAGTTGGCCGGGCGTTACACGAGGAGCCCGAGCATATCGCGGGATACTTCGATCCTTCCGATCAGCGAATTCTTCAAAAAGGTGTGGTCATCACCATAGAGCCGTTTCTGTCGACAAAAAGCCGTATCGTCACAGAAGAGGCGGATGGTTGGACACTTTCTGGAGCCAAGGGAAATCTATCCGCGCAATACGAGCATACGATGATCATCACAGAAGGGGCACCCATCATCGTGACTCAACATTGA
- a CDS encoding SURF1 family protein, whose protein sequence is MRRWHARWRTALIWLVALAAMALTASLGRWQLSRAAQKEGLQTAILQRQQLPALDGATLARPLPAGQARELMHRGITLRGRWLPEHTLFLDNRPMAGQTGFYVFTPLMLTGSGRAVLVQRGWVPRHRIERTKLPPVETPGGEVQISGRIAEHPPRVYQLGDEQGGPIRQNLDLDALRAETGLPLATVLVVQSGAASQGLRRDWPEVATGVEKHYGYAFQWFGLCALMGVLLLWFQVVRPLYRARRS, encoded by the coding sequence GTGAGACGCTGGCACGCGCGCTGGCGCACGGCGCTGATATGGCTGGTGGCCCTGGCCGCCATGGCGCTGACGGCGTCGCTGGGGCGCTGGCAGCTGTCGCGCGCGGCCCAAAAAGAAGGCTTGCAGACGGCCATCCTGCAGCGCCAGCAGCTGCCGGCGCTGGATGGCGCCACGCTGGCCCGGCCGTTGCCGGCCGGGCAGGCGCGAGAGTTGATGCACCGCGGCATCACGTTGCGCGGGCGGTGGCTGCCCGAGCACACCCTCTTTCTCGACAACCGCCCCATGGCGGGTCAAACCGGCTTCTACGTGTTCACACCGCTCATGCTGACCGGCAGCGGGCGCGCGGTGCTGGTGCAGCGCGGCTGGGTGCCGCGCCACCGCATCGAGCGCACCAAGCTGCCGCCGGTGGAAACGCCGGGCGGCGAAGTACAGATCAGCGGCCGGATCGCCGAACATCCGCCCAGGGTCTATCAGCTCGGCGATGAGCAAGGCGGGCCGATCCGGCAAAATCTCGACCTGGATGCCCTGCGGGCCGAAACCGGCCTGCCGCTGGCCACCGTGCTGGTGGTGCAGAGCGGCGCCGCTTCGCAGGGGTTGCGCCGCGATTGGCCCGAAGTGGCCACGGGTGTCGAAAAGCATTACGGCTACGCCTTTCAATGGTTCGGCCTTTGCGCGCTGATGGGCGTGCTTTTACTCTGGTTCCAAGTTGTCAGACCTCTCTACCGCGCCCGCCGCAGCTGA